A genomic region of Venturia canescens isolate UGA chromosome 9, ASM1945775v1, whole genome shotgun sequence contains the following coding sequences:
- the mxt gene encoding eukaryotic translation initiation factor 4E-binding protein Mextli isoform X4, with protein MVPDPIMATTTQLTRLRTLKKVEKPRPPKLSQRHSTNDGWIKTMDELVSLIDNVTVHLTNGFHDQSLQMNIITMCNTLKSHAPQVEAIYKGQLDRAFVAMRNGSQDERLDLTTRVHLLELIELRAKQWRHNDSMDNYYTQKLSTIDTQADALIMESPTTLLSSPPLGSSSPQTAPLLGIGEVIKNSGKFAKPTRIPGKNYCKDEVVIRNSDSGKVNPGAKERLVQITGTSEDKIHYAKDLIKDTIQRNASPVRLEQGGGDKSGIGGSSSSLNSSASDESNRLLQRTSRTRSTLLHSLSTNDASIGEYKYTVTVGNQSIKVIGCNLDLVMTAKLVLDGYFSSDPEPLNSGVDYFSFEEETGFAPSTDSVLSTPITPLTPITPLTPITPLTGLTPSNVLGRELSQESNATSESEETFKPLGIPGSENNPKKEIIKLTYEFLHLCSKGPYAKRAPADWERIQKMCPNIVRKVDNRTNTANNCINAGTFNNHFNRNTLIDYDVSNNRGFKDRETMPKIAYRYSY; from the exons ATGGTTCCC GACCCAATAATGGCGACCACAACACAGCTAACCAGACTCAGAACGctgaaaaaagtggaaaaaccaAGGCCTCCGAAGCTGAGCCAGCGCCACTCGACCAACGATGGGTGGATAAAGACCA TGGACGAATTAGTGTCCCTGATCGACAATGTTACCGTCCACCTGACCAACGGCTTCCACGATCAGTCGCTGCAGATGAACATAATCACAATGTGTAACACTCTCAAATCTCATGCACCACAAGTAGAAGCAATTTACAAAG GTCAGCTGGACAGAGCATTTGTAGCGATGAGAAATGGAAGCCAGGATGAGAGACTTGATCTGACGACCAGAGTACACTTGCTGGAACTAATTGAACTCAGAGCTAAGCAATGGCGTCACAATGACTCGATGGATAATTATTACACCCAGAAATTGTCCACAATCGATACC CAAGCTGATGCATTGATCATGGAATCTCCGACGACACTGTTGTCGTCTCCTCCCCTGGGATCGTCGTCTCCCCAAACAGCGCCGCTACTCGGAATCGGTGAAGTAATAAAGAACAGCGGAAAATTTGCAAAACCAACGAGAATTCCCGGCAAGAATTATTGCAAGGACGAAGTTGTAATCCGTAACAGTGATTCGGGGAAAG TGAACCCTGGAGCCAAAGAACGACTTGTCCAAATAACGGGAACTTCCGAGGACAAGATACA TTACGCGAAGGATTTAATTAAAGATACGATACAACGAAACGCATCCCCGGTGCGATTAGAGCAAGGTGGAGGAGACAAGAGCGGTATCGGTGGTTCTAGCTCTTCGTTGAACAGCAGTGCATCCGACGAGAGCAACCGTCTCCTACAGCGCACTTCTCGTACACGCTCGACTCTTCTTCACAGTTTATCCACCAACGACGCCAGTATTGGCGAATACAAGTACACGGTGACTGTTGGTAATCAGTCCATCAAAGTCATCGGGTGCAATTTGGATCTTGTCATG ACAGCCAAATTGGTCCTCGACGGTTATTTTTCGAGCGATCCCGAGCCACTTAATTCCGGTGTGGATTACTTCAGTTTTGAGGAAGAAACTGGGTTCGCTCCATCAACGGATTCTGTATTGAGTACTCCGATAACGCCGCTGACACCGATCACTCCGTTGACTCCGATTACTCCGTTAACTGGACTGACACCGTCAAATGTTCTCGGTCGTGAGCTGAGTCAGGAGAGCAATGCGACATCCGAGAGCGAGGAAACATTTAAACCACTTGGAATTCCCGGATCTGAAAATAATCCGAAGAAGG AAATCATAAAACTCACGTACGAGTTCCTGCACCTTTGTTCCAAGGGCCCTTACGCGAAGCGAGCTCCAGCGGACTGGGAGCGCATCCAAAAAATGTGTCCAAACATCGTCCGCAAGGTAGATAATCGTACCAACACGGCAAATAATTGTATTAACGCCGGCACGTTTAACAATCATTTTAACCGTAACACATTAATCGATTACGATGTTTCTAACAACCGAGGATTCAAAGATCGTGAAACTATGCCAAAGATAGCTTATCGTTATTCGTACTGA
- the mxt gene encoding eukaryotic translation initiation factor 4E-binding protein Mextli isoform X5 codes for MVPDPIMATTTQLTRLRTLKKVEKPRPPKLSQRHSTNDGWIKTMDELVSLIDNVTVHLTNGFHDQSLQMNIITMCNTLKSHAPQVEAIYKGQLDRAFVAMRNGSQDERLDLTTRVHLLELIELRAKQWRHNDSMDNYYTQKLSTIDTQADALIMESPTTLLSSPPLGSSSPQTAPLLGIGEVIKNSGKFAKPTRIPGKNYCKDEVVIRNSDSGKVMGIKGRRVHMIEELSETIISFQRVNPGAKERLVQITGTSEDKIHYAKDLIKDTIQRNASPVRLEQGGGDKSGIGGSSSSLNSSASDESNRLLQRTSRTRSTLLHSLSTNDASIGEYKYTVTVGNQSIKVIGCNLDLVMTAKLVLDGYFSSDPEPLNSGVDYFSFEEETGFAPSTDSVLSTPITPLTPITPLTPITPLTGLTPSNVLGRELSQESNATSESEETFKPLGIPGSENNPKKGTDSLVRTGGL; via the exons ATGGTTCCC GACCCAATAATGGCGACCACAACACAGCTAACCAGACTCAGAACGctgaaaaaagtggaaaaaccaAGGCCTCCGAAGCTGAGCCAGCGCCACTCGACCAACGATGGGTGGATAAAGACCA TGGACGAATTAGTGTCCCTGATCGACAATGTTACCGTCCACCTGACCAACGGCTTCCACGATCAGTCGCTGCAGATGAACATAATCACAATGTGTAACACTCTCAAATCTCATGCACCACAAGTAGAAGCAATTTACAAAG GTCAGCTGGACAGAGCATTTGTAGCGATGAGAAATGGAAGCCAGGATGAGAGACTTGATCTGACGACCAGAGTACACTTGCTGGAACTAATTGAACTCAGAGCTAAGCAATGGCGTCACAATGACTCGATGGATAATTATTACACCCAGAAATTGTCCACAATCGATACC CAAGCTGATGCATTGATCATGGAATCTCCGACGACACTGTTGTCGTCTCCTCCCCTGGGATCGTCGTCTCCCCAAACAGCGCCGCTACTCGGAATCGGTGAAGTAATAAAGAACAGCGGAAAATTTGCAAAACCAACGAGAATTCCCGGCAAGAATTATTGCAAGGACGAAGTTGTAATCCGTAACAGTGATTCGGGGAAAG TGATGGGAATAAAGGGGAGACGGGTTCACATGATCGAAGAGCTCAGCGAGACGATCATCTCCTTCCAGCGAG TGAACCCTGGAGCCAAAGAACGACTTGTCCAAATAACGGGAACTTCCGAGGACAAGATACA TTACGCGAAGGATTTAATTAAAGATACGATACAACGAAACGCATCCCCGGTGCGATTAGAGCAAGGTGGAGGAGACAAGAGCGGTATCGGTGGTTCTAGCTCTTCGTTGAACAGCAGTGCATCCGACGAGAGCAACCGTCTCCTACAGCGCACTTCTCGTACACGCTCGACTCTTCTTCACAGTTTATCCACCAACGACGCCAGTATTGGCGAATACAAGTACACGGTGACTGTTGGTAATCAGTCCATCAAAGTCATCGGGTGCAATTTGGATCTTGTCATG ACAGCCAAATTGGTCCTCGACGGTTATTTTTCGAGCGATCCCGAGCCACTTAATTCCGGTGTGGATTACTTCAGTTTTGAGGAAGAAACTGGGTTCGCTCCATCAACGGATTCTGTATTGAGTACTCCGATAACGCCGCTGACACCGATCACTCCGTTGACTCCGATTACTCCGTTAACTGGACTGACACCGTCAAATGTTCTCGGTCGTGAGCTGAGTCAGGAGAGCAATGCGACATCCGAGAGCGAGGAAACATTTAAACCACTTGGAATTCCCGGATCTGAAAATAATCCGAAGAAGG gtACCGATTCGCTGGTTCGAACCGGAGGCCTATAA
- the mxt gene encoding eukaryotic translation initiation factor 4E-binding protein Mextli isoform X3 yields the protein MVPDPIMATTTQLTRLRTLKKVEKPRPPKLSQRHSTNDGWIKTMDELVSLIDNVTVHLTNGFHDQSLQMNIITMCNTLKSHAPQVEAIYKGQLDRAFVAMRNGSQDERLDLTTRVHLLELIELRAKQWRHNDSMDNYYTQKLSTIDTQADALIMESPTTLLSSPPLGSSSPQTAPLLGIGEVIKNSGKFAKPTRIPGKNYCKDEVVIRNSDSGKVMGIKGRRVHMIEELSETIISFQRVNPGAKERLVQITGTSEDKIHYAKDLIKDTIQRNASPVRLEQGGGDKSGIGGSSSSLNSSASDESNRLLQRTSRTRSTLLHSLSTNDASIGEYKYTVTVGNQSIKVIGCNLDLVMTAKLVLDGYFSSDPEPLNSGVDYFSFEEETGFAPSTDSVLSTPITPLTPITPLTPITPLTGLTPSNVLGRELSQESNATSESEETFKPLGIPGSENNPKKEIIKLTYEFLHLCSKGPYAKRAPADWERIQKMCPNIVRKVPIRWFEPEAYKAKVEAAGFITLLPAAEADDPE from the exons ATGGTTCCC GACCCAATAATGGCGACCACAACACAGCTAACCAGACTCAGAACGctgaaaaaagtggaaaaaccaAGGCCTCCGAAGCTGAGCCAGCGCCACTCGACCAACGATGGGTGGATAAAGACCA TGGACGAATTAGTGTCCCTGATCGACAATGTTACCGTCCACCTGACCAACGGCTTCCACGATCAGTCGCTGCAGATGAACATAATCACAATGTGTAACACTCTCAAATCTCATGCACCACAAGTAGAAGCAATTTACAAAG GTCAGCTGGACAGAGCATTTGTAGCGATGAGAAATGGAAGCCAGGATGAGAGACTTGATCTGACGACCAGAGTACACTTGCTGGAACTAATTGAACTCAGAGCTAAGCAATGGCGTCACAATGACTCGATGGATAATTATTACACCCAGAAATTGTCCACAATCGATACC CAAGCTGATGCATTGATCATGGAATCTCCGACGACACTGTTGTCGTCTCCTCCCCTGGGATCGTCGTCTCCCCAAACAGCGCCGCTACTCGGAATCGGTGAAGTAATAAAGAACAGCGGAAAATTTGCAAAACCAACGAGAATTCCCGGCAAGAATTATTGCAAGGACGAAGTTGTAATCCGTAACAGTGATTCGGGGAAAG TGATGGGAATAAAGGGGAGACGGGTTCACATGATCGAAGAGCTCAGCGAGACGATCATCTCCTTCCAGCGAG TGAACCCTGGAGCCAAAGAACGACTTGTCCAAATAACGGGAACTTCCGAGGACAAGATACA TTACGCGAAGGATTTAATTAAAGATACGATACAACGAAACGCATCCCCGGTGCGATTAGAGCAAGGTGGAGGAGACAAGAGCGGTATCGGTGGTTCTAGCTCTTCGTTGAACAGCAGTGCATCCGACGAGAGCAACCGTCTCCTACAGCGCACTTCTCGTACACGCTCGACTCTTCTTCACAGTTTATCCACCAACGACGCCAGTATTGGCGAATACAAGTACACGGTGACTGTTGGTAATCAGTCCATCAAAGTCATCGGGTGCAATTTGGATCTTGTCATG ACAGCCAAATTGGTCCTCGACGGTTATTTTTCGAGCGATCCCGAGCCACTTAATTCCGGTGTGGATTACTTCAGTTTTGAGGAAGAAACTGGGTTCGCTCCATCAACGGATTCTGTATTGAGTACTCCGATAACGCCGCTGACACCGATCACTCCGTTGACTCCGATTACTCCGTTAACTGGACTGACACCGTCAAATGTTCTCGGTCGTGAGCTGAGTCAGGAGAGCAATGCGACATCCGAGAGCGAGGAAACATTTAAACCACTTGGAATTCCCGGATCTGAAAATAATCCGAAGAAGG AAATCATAAAACTCACGTACGAGTTCCTGCACCTTTGTTCCAAGGGCCCTTACGCGAAGCGAGCTCCAGCGGACTGGGAGCGCATCCAAAAAATGTGTCCAAACATCGTCCGCAAG gtACCGATTCGCTGGTTCGAACCGGAGGCCTATAAGGCGAAGGTGGAAGCCGCTGGTTTCATCACGTTGTTGCCAGCTGCTGAAGCGGACGATCCAGAGTGA
- the mxt gene encoding eukaryotic translation initiation factor 4E-binding protein Mextli isoform X2, with translation MATTTQLTRLRTLKKVEKPRPPKLSQRHSTNDGWIKTMDELVSLIDNVTVHLTNGFHDQSLQMNIITMCNTLKSHAPQVEAIYKGQLDRAFVAMRNGSQDERLDLTTRVHLLELIELRAKQWRHNDSMDNYYTQKLSTIDTQADALIMESPTTLLSSPPLGSSSPQTAPLLGIGEVIKNSGKFAKPTRIPGKNYCKDEVVIRNSDSGKVMGIKGRRVHMIEELSETIISFQRVNPGAKERLVQITGTSEDKIHYAKDLIKDTIQRNASPVRLEQGGGDKSGIGGSSSSLNSSASDESNRLLQRTSRTRSTLLHSLSTNDASIGEYKYTVTVGNQSIKVIGCNLDLVMTAKLVLDGYFSSDPEPLNSGVDYFSFEEETGFAPSTDSVLSTPITPLTPITPLTPITPLTGLTPSNVLGRELSQESNATSESEETFKPLGIPGSENNPKKEIIKLTYEFLHLCSKGPYAKRAPADWERIQKMCPNIVRKVDNRTNTANNCINAGTFNNHFNRNTLIDYDVSNNRGFKDRETMPKIAYRYSY, from the exons ATGGCGACCACAACACAGCTAACCAGACTCAGAACGctgaaaaaagtggaaaaaccaAGGCCTCCGAAGCTGAGCCAGCGCCACTCGACCAACGATGGGTGGATAAAGACCA TGGACGAATTAGTGTCCCTGATCGACAATGTTACCGTCCACCTGACCAACGGCTTCCACGATCAGTCGCTGCAGATGAACATAATCACAATGTGTAACACTCTCAAATCTCATGCACCACAAGTAGAAGCAATTTACAAAG GTCAGCTGGACAGAGCATTTGTAGCGATGAGAAATGGAAGCCAGGATGAGAGACTTGATCTGACGACCAGAGTACACTTGCTGGAACTAATTGAACTCAGAGCTAAGCAATGGCGTCACAATGACTCGATGGATAATTATTACACCCAGAAATTGTCCACAATCGATACC CAAGCTGATGCATTGATCATGGAATCTCCGACGACACTGTTGTCGTCTCCTCCCCTGGGATCGTCGTCTCCCCAAACAGCGCCGCTACTCGGAATCGGTGAAGTAATAAAGAACAGCGGAAAATTTGCAAAACCAACGAGAATTCCCGGCAAGAATTATTGCAAGGACGAAGTTGTAATCCGTAACAGTGATTCGGGGAAAG TGATGGGAATAAAGGGGAGACGGGTTCACATGATCGAAGAGCTCAGCGAGACGATCATCTCCTTCCAGCGAG TGAACCCTGGAGCCAAAGAACGACTTGTCCAAATAACGGGAACTTCCGAGGACAAGATACA TTACGCGAAGGATTTAATTAAAGATACGATACAACGAAACGCATCCCCGGTGCGATTAGAGCAAGGTGGAGGAGACAAGAGCGGTATCGGTGGTTCTAGCTCTTCGTTGAACAGCAGTGCATCCGACGAGAGCAACCGTCTCCTACAGCGCACTTCTCGTACACGCTCGACTCTTCTTCACAGTTTATCCACCAACGACGCCAGTATTGGCGAATACAAGTACACGGTGACTGTTGGTAATCAGTCCATCAAAGTCATCGGGTGCAATTTGGATCTTGTCATG ACAGCCAAATTGGTCCTCGACGGTTATTTTTCGAGCGATCCCGAGCCACTTAATTCCGGTGTGGATTACTTCAGTTTTGAGGAAGAAACTGGGTTCGCTCCATCAACGGATTCTGTATTGAGTACTCCGATAACGCCGCTGACACCGATCACTCCGTTGACTCCGATTACTCCGTTAACTGGACTGACACCGTCAAATGTTCTCGGTCGTGAGCTGAGTCAGGAGAGCAATGCGACATCCGAGAGCGAGGAAACATTTAAACCACTTGGAATTCCCGGATCTGAAAATAATCCGAAGAAGG AAATCATAAAACTCACGTACGAGTTCCTGCACCTTTGTTCCAAGGGCCCTTACGCGAAGCGAGCTCCAGCGGACTGGGAGCGCATCCAAAAAATGTGTCCAAACATCGTCCGCAAGGTAGATAATCGTACCAACACGGCAAATAATTGTATTAACGCCGGCACGTTTAACAATCATTTTAACCGTAACACATTAATCGATTACGATGTTTCTAACAACCGAGGATTCAAAGATCGTGAAACTATGCCAAAGATAGCTTATCGTTATTCGTACTGA
- the mxt gene encoding eukaryotic translation initiation factor 4E-binding protein Mextli isoform X1 encodes MVPDPIMATTTQLTRLRTLKKVEKPRPPKLSQRHSTNDGWIKTMDELVSLIDNVTVHLTNGFHDQSLQMNIITMCNTLKSHAPQVEAIYKGQLDRAFVAMRNGSQDERLDLTTRVHLLELIELRAKQWRHNDSMDNYYTQKLSTIDTQADALIMESPTTLLSSPPLGSSSPQTAPLLGIGEVIKNSGKFAKPTRIPGKNYCKDEVVIRNSDSGKVMGIKGRRVHMIEELSETIISFQRVNPGAKERLVQITGTSEDKIHYAKDLIKDTIQRNASPVRLEQGGGDKSGIGGSSSSLNSSASDESNRLLQRTSRTRSTLLHSLSTNDASIGEYKYTVTVGNQSIKVIGCNLDLVMTAKLVLDGYFSSDPEPLNSGVDYFSFEEETGFAPSTDSVLSTPITPLTPITPLTPITPLTGLTPSNVLGRELSQESNATSESEETFKPLGIPGSENNPKKEIIKLTYEFLHLCSKGPYAKRAPADWERIQKMCPNIVRKVDNRTNTANNCINAGTFNNHFNRNTLIDYDVSNNRGFKDRETMPKIAYRYSY; translated from the exons ATGGTTCCC GACCCAATAATGGCGACCACAACACAGCTAACCAGACTCAGAACGctgaaaaaagtggaaaaaccaAGGCCTCCGAAGCTGAGCCAGCGCCACTCGACCAACGATGGGTGGATAAAGACCA TGGACGAATTAGTGTCCCTGATCGACAATGTTACCGTCCACCTGACCAACGGCTTCCACGATCAGTCGCTGCAGATGAACATAATCACAATGTGTAACACTCTCAAATCTCATGCACCACAAGTAGAAGCAATTTACAAAG GTCAGCTGGACAGAGCATTTGTAGCGATGAGAAATGGAAGCCAGGATGAGAGACTTGATCTGACGACCAGAGTACACTTGCTGGAACTAATTGAACTCAGAGCTAAGCAATGGCGTCACAATGACTCGATGGATAATTATTACACCCAGAAATTGTCCACAATCGATACC CAAGCTGATGCATTGATCATGGAATCTCCGACGACACTGTTGTCGTCTCCTCCCCTGGGATCGTCGTCTCCCCAAACAGCGCCGCTACTCGGAATCGGTGAAGTAATAAAGAACAGCGGAAAATTTGCAAAACCAACGAGAATTCCCGGCAAGAATTATTGCAAGGACGAAGTTGTAATCCGTAACAGTGATTCGGGGAAAG TGATGGGAATAAAGGGGAGACGGGTTCACATGATCGAAGAGCTCAGCGAGACGATCATCTCCTTCCAGCGAG TGAACCCTGGAGCCAAAGAACGACTTGTCCAAATAACGGGAACTTCCGAGGACAAGATACA TTACGCGAAGGATTTAATTAAAGATACGATACAACGAAACGCATCCCCGGTGCGATTAGAGCAAGGTGGAGGAGACAAGAGCGGTATCGGTGGTTCTAGCTCTTCGTTGAACAGCAGTGCATCCGACGAGAGCAACCGTCTCCTACAGCGCACTTCTCGTACACGCTCGACTCTTCTTCACAGTTTATCCACCAACGACGCCAGTATTGGCGAATACAAGTACACGGTGACTGTTGGTAATCAGTCCATCAAAGTCATCGGGTGCAATTTGGATCTTGTCATG ACAGCCAAATTGGTCCTCGACGGTTATTTTTCGAGCGATCCCGAGCCACTTAATTCCGGTGTGGATTACTTCAGTTTTGAGGAAGAAACTGGGTTCGCTCCATCAACGGATTCTGTATTGAGTACTCCGATAACGCCGCTGACACCGATCACTCCGTTGACTCCGATTACTCCGTTAACTGGACTGACACCGTCAAATGTTCTCGGTCGTGAGCTGAGTCAGGAGAGCAATGCGACATCCGAGAGCGAGGAAACATTTAAACCACTTGGAATTCCCGGATCTGAAAATAATCCGAAGAAGG AAATCATAAAACTCACGTACGAGTTCCTGCACCTTTGTTCCAAGGGCCCTTACGCGAAGCGAGCTCCAGCGGACTGGGAGCGCATCCAAAAAATGTGTCCAAACATCGTCCGCAAGGTAGATAATCGTACCAACACGGCAAATAATTGTATTAACGCCGGCACGTTTAACAATCATTTTAACCGTAACACATTAATCGATTACGATGTTTCTAACAACCGAGGATTCAAAGATCGTGAAACTATGCCAAAGATAGCTTATCGTTATTCGTACTGA